A part of Lacibacter sp. H407 genomic DNA contains:
- a CDS encoding M1 family metallopeptidase yields the protein MKRLFFLAVSVCFTTVLLAQSKYDHREAFHPFFYPNFGNEYRSASGQPGPKYWQNQANYNIQATIDPDKHTVGGTVALQYVNNSPDALSFLWLQLDQNIYRKDSRGSATTTTLGGRWANGEFTDGHMIQSVKIEQNGKLVDAKYHVTDTRMQVWLPEVLKNAGASAKVVIEYKFSVPEYGTDRMGRLKQKDGWIYEVAQWFPRACVYDDINGWNVNPYLGQGEFYLEYGIIEYSVTAPSNMIVVGSGGLMNAEECFTAEQIKRWGEAMNSDKTVVIRSADEVNKASSRPGNPFTTWKFKCENTRDVAWAASTAFIMDAARMNLPSEKTAMAVSVYPKESASKKDGNDWRRSTEYTKASIEFYSNYLYEFPYPVATNVAGIVGGMEYPGIVFCSASAMESGLFGVTDHEFGHTWFPMIVGSNERKFAWMDEGFNTFINILSSEAFNKGEYKDVPDVGSISNAMFNDRMDGMLNGADVVQQQNLGIAAYYKPGIMLYVLRNEVLGAERFDRALKEYVRRWAFKHPTPWDFFHTIENVAGEDLNWFWRSWALNTWKFDVAVKEVDPIKNGAMITLQLLEKMPMPLTVKVVDVNGDEQLIRLPVEVWQRGDTWTFPVQTKAAIKEVVADPEQRLPDMNTGNNSWKK from the coding sequence ATGAAGAGATTATTTTTCCTGGCAGTGAGTGTGTGTTTTACCACTGTATTGCTTGCACAGAGTAAGTACGACCATCGTGAAGCATTTCATCCGTTCTTCTATCCAAACTTTGGTAATGAATACAGGAGTGCAAGCGGTCAGCCGGGGCCAAAGTATTGGCAGAACCAGGCCAATTATAACATACAGGCAACCATCGATCCGGATAAACATACAGTAGGCGGCACCGTTGCGTTGCAATATGTAAACAACAGTCCCGATGCGTTAAGTTTTCTCTGGTTACAACTCGATCAGAATATTTATCGCAAAGATTCACGTGGTTCTGCAACCACCACCACGTTGGGTGGACGTTGGGCCAACGGTGAGTTTACGGATGGTCACATGATCCAATCCGTAAAAATTGAACAGAACGGCAAACTGGTGGATGCCAAATACCATGTAACCGATACACGCATGCAGGTATGGTTGCCGGAAGTATTAAAGAATGCAGGTGCATCAGCAAAAGTGGTGATTGAATATAAGTTTTCGGTTCCTGAATATGGAACTGATCGTATGGGCCGCCTCAAACAAAAAGATGGCTGGATCTATGAAGTAGCACAATGGTTTCCACGTGCTTGTGTGTACGATGATATCAACGGATGGAATGTAAATCCTTATCTCGGTCAGGGTGAGTTTTACCTGGAATATGGAATAATTGAATACAGCGTTACAGCACCATCGAATATGATCGTTGTAGGAAGTGGTGGTTTGATGAATGCAGAAGAATGTTTTACGGCAGAGCAGATCAAACGTTGGGGTGAAGCAATGAACAGCGATAAAACAGTGGTGATCCGTTCGGCTGATGAAGTGAACAAAGCTTCTTCACGTCCCGGTAATCCATTTACAACCTGGAAATTCAAATGTGAAAATACAAGAGATGTTGCTTGGGCCGCCAGTACTGCATTCATCATGGATGCAGCACGTATGAATTTGCCGAGTGAAAAAACGGCAATGGCAGTGAGTGTGTATCCGAAAGAAAGTGCATCAAAAAAAGATGGGAACGATTGGCGTCGTTCAACAGAATATACAAAAGCAAGTATTGAGTTTTACAGTAACTATTTATATGAGTTTCCTTACCCGGTTGCAACAAATGTGGCAGGTATTGTAGGTGGTATGGAATATCCCGGTATTGTGTTTTGCAGTGCTTCTGCAATGGAATCAGGTTTATTTGGTGTAACAGATCATGAGTTTGGCCATACATGGTTTCCCATGATCGTTGGTAGTAACGAACGCAAATTTGCATGGATGGATGAAGGCTTTAATACATTCATCAATATTCTTTCCAGCGAAGCATTCAATAAAGGTGAATATAAAGATGTACCGGATGTTGGCAGCATATCTAACGCAATGTTTAACGATCGAATGGATGGAATGCTCAACGGTGCTGACGTAGTGCAACAACAAAACCTTGGAATAGCAGCGTATTATAAACCGGGCATTATGTTATATGTGTTACGGAATGAAGTATTGGGTGCCGAGCGTTTCGATCGTGCATTGAAAGAATATGTACGTCGTTGGGCTTTTAAACATCCAACGCCTTGGGATTTCTTTCATACCATTGAAAATGTAGCCGGTGAAGATCTCAATTGGTTCTGGCGGAGTTGGGCTTTGAATACATGGAAGTTTGATGTAGCCGTAAAAGAAGTAGATCCAATAAAAAATGGCGCAATGATCACGTTGCAACTGTTGGAAAAAATGCCGATGCCACTTACTGTAAAAGTGGTAGATGTAAATGGCGATGAGCAATTGATCCGGTTGCCGGTAGAAGTGTGGCAGCGTGGTGATACCTGGACTTTCCCGGTGCAAACAAAAGCAGCCATCAAGGAAGTGGTAGCTGATCCCGAACAGCGTTTACCTGATATGAATACCGGTAACAACAGTTGGAAGAAATAA
- a CDS encoding alpha/beta fold hydrolase: MKKIISLLIISLIIFQANAQTNAFKVEVSGKGQPIILIPGYSCSGEVWNETVAHLKDRYECHVITIAGYAGVPKLDTPILKTVRNELINYVKTKKLNKPMLIGHSLGAFMSLWVSSVEPDLFGKIICVDGLPFVSAVSDTTTNAEVLKKNPQFNPEAVAKNFEMIPNENYVKNMTGAMLYQVNDTARAIQIATWSSQCDRRTLGYTIVEISTTDLREDIAKIKQPVLVLGSIYGTEANSHVMLNHQFRNVPNKTIEVANSKHFIMYDVPEWFYAKVDAFLQ, translated from the coding sequence ATGAAAAAAATCATCAGCCTCCTAATCATTAGCCTTATCATCTTTCAAGCAAATGCCCAAACCAATGCCTTTAAAGTAGAAGTAAGTGGGAAAGGCCAACCCATCATTCTTATTCCTGGTTACAGTTGCAGTGGTGAGGTGTGGAACGAAACCGTTGCTCACCTGAAAGACCGTTACGAATGTCACGTGATCACTATTGCAGGTTATGCTGGTGTACCGAAACTGGATACACCTATCCTCAAAACCGTTCGCAACGAACTCATCAACTATGTAAAAACAAAAAAGCTAAACAAGCCGATGTTGATCGGTCATAGTTTGGGTGCATTTATGAGTCTGTGGGTGAGCAGCGTGGAGCCCGATCTGTTTGGAAAGATCATTTGCGTGGATGGGTTACCGTTTGTATCGGCGGTTTCAGATACCACTACCAACGCAGAAGTATTGAAAAAGAATCCACAGTTCAATCCGGAAGCTGTAGCAAAAAATTTTGAAATGATCCCGAATGAAAATTATGTAAAAAATATGACGGGTGCAATGTTGTACCAGGTAAATGATACAGCCCGTGCAATACAGATCGCAACGTGGAGTTCGCAGTGCGATCGTCGCACATTGGGTTATACCATTGTGGAGATATCAACTACCGATTTGCGTGAAGACATTGCAAAGATCAAACAACCGGTATTGGTACTCGGTAGTATTTATGGTACAGAAGCAAACAGTCATGTAATGTTGAATCACCAGTTCAGAAACGTGCCCAACAAAACCATTGAAGTCGCCAACAGCAAACATTTTATTATGTATGATGTGCCTGAATGGTTCTATGCAAAAGTGGATGCATTCTTACAATAA
- a CDS encoding RNA polymerase sigma factor, translating to MRQEEQFTELYNQYASGIRKLCLGYTGDAMLAEDLLQESFVKVWKNMDKFRGDAAWSTWIYRIAANTCLTHLRKKNEQFVDADEERLAMIPDDERNKEQEVQLLYKCISKLAETDRLIITLVLEDKPYEEIAEITGITENNLRVKIHRIKKQLSEIYNSYERL from the coding sequence ATGAGACAAGAAGAACAGTTTACAGAGTTATACAACCAGTATGCTTCAGGCATCCGCAAGCTGTGTCTTGGTTACACAGGTGATGCAATGCTGGCCGAAGATCTGTTGCAGGAGAGCTTTGTGAAAGTGTGGAAGAATATGGACAAGTTTCGAGGCGATGCTGCATGGAGTACCTGGATCTATCGGATTGCGGCCAACACCTGTTTAACACACCTCCGAAAAAAGAACGAACAATTTGTAGATGCCGATGAAGAACGCTTAGCAATGATACCGGATGATGAACGCAACAAAGAACAGGAAGTGCAGTTGTTGTATAAATGCATCAGCAAGTTAGCAGAAACAGACAGGCTGATCATTACACTGGTACTCGAAGACAAACCCTATGAAGAGATTGCCGAGATCACCGGTATTACTGAAAATAACCTGCGTGTAAAAATTCACCGTATTAAAAAACAGCTCAGCGAAATTTACAACAGTTATGAAAGACTTTGA
- a CDS encoding RtcB family protein, which produces MSKLKISGKELRAIGYPEGPVISVAMNVMQKKYKHHTKEEVMELLKAVLASPANYLDDAVLALIAKQLMPDEKESEGELSLNQNGIQFNVFGSEHIEQSAMHQMYTAAKLPVAVAGALMPDAHHGYGLPIGGVLATENAVIPYGVGVDIGCRMCLSIFDIDPKDLVQREAFFAREIGEATLFGSGAQFKQSANHEVMDNELFFELPLLKNLHGRAWKQLGSSGSGNHFVEFGVVEIAEKDEVLGVEAGKYVGLLSHSGSRALGANIANHYTKIAISKRRLPQDAKNLAWLNLDEEEGMEYWLAMNLAGDYASACHHVIHQKIAKQLGRRPIKMVENHHNFAWKEKWEGKDVIVHRKGATPAGKDVLGIIPGSMTAAGFIVKGKGETASVNSASHGAGRLMSRSRAMQSITHNALKDELKKHGVKLMGGGLDEAPFAYKDIELVMQSQQSLVDVVGKFTPKIVKMDGPSIKPWQKTREVEGE; this is translated from the coding sequence ATGAGCAAGTTAAAAATATCAGGAAAAGAATTAAGAGCGATTGGCTATCCGGAAGGACCGGTGATCAGCGTCGCCATGAATGTGATGCAAAAAAAATACAAGCATCACACAAAGGAGGAAGTTATGGAACTGTTGAAAGCAGTGTTGGCATCACCTGCAAATTATTTAGATGATGCTGTGCTGGCATTGATCGCAAAACAATTGATGCCGGATGAAAAAGAAAGTGAAGGAGAGTTGTCGTTGAATCAAAACGGAATTCAATTTAATGTGTTCGGAAGCGAGCATATTGAACAAAGCGCCATGCACCAGATGTACACCGCAGCAAAATTACCTGTGGCAGTAGCCGGCGCATTAATGCCCGATGCACATCATGGTTATGGTTTGCCGATCGGTGGTGTATTGGCAACTGAGAATGCAGTGATACCTTATGGTGTTGGTGTAGATATTGGTTGCAGAATGTGTTTGAGCATTTTTGATATCGATCCGAAAGATCTGGTACAACGAGAAGCATTCTTTGCAAGAGAGATTGGCGAAGCTACTTTATTTGGAAGCGGCGCACAGTTTAAACAAAGTGCCAATCATGAAGTGATGGATAACGAATTGTTTTTCGAATTGCCGTTGCTGAAAAACCTGCACGGTCGTGCATGGAAACAATTAGGTAGCAGCGGAAGCGGAAATCACTTTGTTGAATTTGGTGTGGTGGAAATTGCAGAGAAAGATGAAGTGTTGGGTGTGGAAGCAGGGAAGTATGTTGGGCTGTTGAGTCACTCCGGTTCAAGAGCATTGGGTGCAAACATTGCGAACCATTATACCAAGATCGCTATCAGTAAAAGACGTTTGCCGCAGGATGCAAAAAATCTTGCCTGGTTAAACCTCGATGAAGAAGAAGGAATGGAATATTGGTTAGCGATGAATTTAGCCGGTGATTATGCAAGTGCCTGTCATCATGTAATTCATCAAAAGATCGCCAAACAACTTGGACGAAGACCAATAAAGATGGTGGAGAATCATCACAACTTTGCGTGGAAAGAAAAGTGGGAAGGAAAAGATGTGATCGTTCATCGTAAGGGTGCAACACCAGCAGGTAAAGATGTACTGGGTATTATTCCGGGAAGCATGACAGCCGCTGGCTTTATTGTAAAAGGTAAAGGAGAAACAGCATCTGTTAATTCAGCTTCACATGGAGCCGGACGTTTAATGAGTCGTTCAAGAGCTATGCAAAGCATTACGCATAATGCATTGAAAGATGAATTGAAAAAGCATGGCGTGAAGTTAATGGGCGGCGGATTAGACGAAGCACCATTTGCTTACAAGGATATTGAACTGGTGATGCAGAGTCAGCAATCATTAGTTGATGTTGTTGGAAAGTTTACACCGAAGATCGTGAAAATGGATGGACCGAGTATTAAGCCTTGGCAGAAGACGAGAGAGGTGGAAGGAGAGTAG
- a CDS encoding DinB family protein, producing the protein MIQNVITRIREDLSKAFAHLFLCFEANDELLDYRPVKGGWSIREVLEHISLTNHYLLILVRKGTAKAVEIAKDKNYDDLLLNYDLDWEKLKMIGEHNSFKWSRPEHMEPKGTLSLNEIKSTLNEQMLECLLYLDQMPKGEGVLYKTMMSVNDLGKIDMYHYIYFLVQHINRHLMQMEKVRREFKN; encoded by the coding sequence ATGATACAAAATGTAATTACTAGGATTAGGGAAGATCTATCAAAAGCATTTGCTCATTTGTTTTTGTGTTTTGAAGCGAATGATGAACTATTAGATTATCGACCGGTAAAAGGCGGGTGGAGTATCAGAGAAGTGTTGGAACATATTTCTCTGACTAATCATTACTTGCTAATTCTTGTCAGAAAAGGAACTGCTAAAGCTGTTGAAATAGCAAAAGATAAAAACTATGATGATTTGCTTCTTAACTATGACTTAGATTGGGAGAAATTGAAAATGATTGGCGAACACAATTCTTTTAAATGGAGCAGGCCTGAGCATATGGAGCCAAAAGGCACCTTGTCATTAAATGAAATCAAATCAACTTTGAACGAACAAATGCTGGAATGTCTGTTATATCTTGATCAAATGCCTAAGGGAGAAGGAGTGCTTTACAAAACAATGATGAGTGTTAATGATCTCGGAAAGATTGATATGTATCACTATATCTATTTTTTAGTGCAGCACATAAATAGGCACCTTATGCAAATGGAAAAAGTGCGTAGAGAATTTAAAAACTAA
- a CDS encoding slipin family protein yields MKRVKVNAYHVALVFKNGVYQQMLKEGNYWLCNKEVQFYDLNKRFVAPIELNILLQDAALAEALHVVDVKDNEIVLKYENGLLDQVLTAGRYTYWKSAVEYAFVKADISKVEIDENIDRAVLQNRLLAPYVRNYSVENYEEALLFVDGKFQKRLQSGVYYWWKNSISVLVGKVDKRQQQLEINGQEILTKDKAALRLNAWAQYKVADIEKALLQNKEYDKQLYVAFQLVLREYIAGYGFDELLEKKEAVAPYILAQVKEKAEALGIEVLGFGIRDIILPGDVKEIMNQVLIAEKKAQANSIMRREETASTRSLLNTAKLMEENAMLWKLKEMEYVEKIADKISNISVSGNGVLIEQLKQIFVPQK; encoded by the coding sequence ATGAAACGTGTAAAAGTAAATGCCTACCATGTGGCATTGGTATTTAAGAATGGTGTATATCAGCAAATGCTGAAAGAAGGTAACTACTGGTTGTGCAACAAAGAAGTGCAGTTTTATGATCTTAATAAACGATTTGTAGCGCCAATTGAATTGAACATCCTGTTGCAGGACGCTGCATTAGCAGAAGCCTTGCATGTGGTAGATGTAAAAGACAATGAAATTGTGTTGAAATATGAAAATGGTTTGTTGGATCAGGTGTTGACTGCCGGTCGTTACACTTACTGGAAAAGTGCTGTTGAGTATGCGTTTGTAAAGGCAGACATCAGCAAAGTGGAGATCGATGAAAACATTGATCGTGCTGTTTTGCAAAACAGGTTGCTGGCTCCGTATGTGCGTAACTACAGTGTAGAAAACTACGAAGAGGCTTTGCTGTTTGTTGATGGTAAATTCCAAAAACGTTTGCAGAGCGGTGTGTACTACTGGTGGAAGAACAGCATTAGTGTGTTGGTGGGTAAAGTAGATAAACGTCAGCAACAACTGGAGATCAACGGCCAGGAAATTCTAACCAAAGACAAAGCGGCTTTGCGTTTGAATGCATGGGCACAATACAAAGTGGCCGATATTGAAAAAGCATTGTTGCAAAACAAAGAGTACGATAAACAATTGTACGTAGCTTTTCAATTGGTGCTGCGTGAATACATTGCCGGTTATGGATTCGATGAATTGCTGGAGAAAAAAGAGGCAGTTGCTCCTTACATTCTGGCGCAGGTAAAAGAGAAAGCGGAAGCGTTGGGTATTGAAGTGCTTGGTTTTGGTATCCGTGATATCATTTTGCCGGGCGATGTAAAAGAGATCATGAACCAGGTGTTGATCGCCGAGAAGAAAGCGCAGGCCAACAGCATCATGCGTCGTGAAGAAACTGCCAGCACCCGTAGCTTGCTGAACACTGCCAAGCTGATGGAAGAAAATGCGATGTTGTGGAAACTGAAGGAAATGGAATATGTAGAAAAGATCGCCGACAAGATCAGCAACATCAGTGTAAGTGGTAACGGTGTGTTGATTGAACAGTTGAAGCAGATTTTCGTACCACAGAAATAA
- a CDS encoding AAA family ATPase, which translates to MDSLFNQKVISANNVFSDNFLDTKILYLYCFNSLPSIHFMNYIDGEKAFGVFKERYAEMIKDIHQTRWYKQKKKKFQFDKTVVILINNCILEFDDDYCEVLHNGKNDAFVQELSIMVNQFKERQRRQPLEINLIVQNRNHLDLKAMEIKRTKLDLNLFYEDDFKEIDEVIRKRLSQKNDKGIVLLHGLPGTGKTTYLRYLVGKIKKRVLFLSPSVAGNLMNPDFIELLIDNPNTVLIIEDAENIIMDRKYSSSSSVSNLLNISDGLLADFLNVQLICTFNNSLTMVDSALMRKGRLIAKYEFGKLGVEKANRLSNHFGFDKLIDQPMTIAEIANPHEKTQQVEKVEVIGFRRQVELMN; encoded by the coding sequence ATGGACAGTTTATTTAATCAAAAAGTGATCAGTGCTAACAATGTGTTCTCTGATAATTTTTTGGATACGAAAATTTTATACCTGTATTGCTTCAACAGCTTGCCGAGTATTCATTTCATGAATTATATCGATGGTGAAAAAGCATTTGGAGTATTTAAGGAGCGTTATGCTGAAATGATAAAGGATATTCATCAGACACGCTGGTACAAGCAAAAGAAAAAGAAATTCCAGTTCGATAAAACAGTGGTGATTTTAATCAATAATTGCATACTTGAATTTGATGATGACTATTGCGAAGTATTGCACAACGGAAAAAATGATGCGTTTGTGCAGGAACTCAGCATCATGGTCAATCAGTTTAAGGAACGGCAACGTCGCCAGCCATTAGAAATAAACCTGATCGTGCAGAACAGAAATCATCTTGATTTAAAAGCAATGGAGATCAAACGTACAAAGCTTGACTTGAATCTTTTTTATGAAGATGATTTTAAGGAAATAGATGAAGTGATCAGAAAAAGATTGAGTCAAAAGAACGACAAAGGAATTGTACTGCTGCATGGTTTACCCGGCACGGGCAAAACAACCTACCTGCGTTACCTGGTTGGAAAAATCAAGAAACGTGTATTGTTCCTGTCGCCTTCTGTTGCAGGTAATTTGATGAATCCTGATTTTATTGAACTGCTGATTGATAATCCTAACACGGTATTGATCATTGAAGATGCAGAGAATATTATCATGGACAGAAAGTATAGCAGCAGTTCATCTGTATCGAACCTGTTGAATATTTCAGATGGGTTACTGGCTGATTTCCTGAATGTGCAATTGATCTGCACCTTCAACAATTCGCTTACGATGGTGGATAGTGCGTTAATGCGCAAAGGAAGACTGATCGCAAAGTATGAGTTTGGAAAATTGGGTGTGGAGAAAGCCAATCGTTTATCAAATCATTTTGGTTTCGATAAGCTGATTGATCAACCGATGACCATTGCAGAGATTGCCAACCCGCATGAAAAAACACAACAGGTTGAAAAAGTTGAAGTGATTGGTTTTCGCAGACAGGTGGAATTAATGAATTAA
- a CDS encoding ribonuclease H-like YkuK family protein, giving the protein MEQRQWRKLNGEKIRRPIEDEVKAVLVREKEMGHKLKVCIGTDSQVKGKETEFATVIVFIRKGKGGFMYIHNETTKQKMNIKQRMLTEVAMSIDVAYGLCRLFTLYDVDMEVHADINTNPSFKSNDALKEAMGYIMGMGFAFKAKPEAFASSSCANKVVQ; this is encoded by the coding sequence ATGGAACAGCGGCAATGGAGAAAATTGAACGGAGAAAAAATTCGGCGGCCTATTGAGGACGAAGTAAAAGCTGTGTTGGTACGTGAAAAAGAAATGGGACACAAATTAAAAGTGTGCATTGGTACCGATAGCCAGGTGAAAGGAAAGGAAACTGAATTTGCAACCGTGATCGTTTTCATCCGGAAAGGAAAAGGCGGTTTCATGTACATCCACAATGAAACAACAAAACAAAAGATGAACATTAAGCAACGGATGTTAACGGAAGTTGCCATGAGTATTGATGTGGCGTACGGATTGTGCAGGTTGTTTACGTTGTATGATGTGGATATGGAAGTGCATGCTGATATTAACACCAACCCTTCTTTTAAAAGCAATGATGCATTGAAAGAAGCAATGGGTTATATCATGGGGATGGGCTTTGCGTTCAAAGCAAAACCGGAAGCTTTCGCCAGTTCCAGTTGTGCAAATAAAGTAGTACAATAA
- a CDS encoding Dabb family protein, translating into MQRKSFIAKLSAATAAIAGLSSFKQKPMDKELKNIFIHHVYFWLKNADSKTDRDKLVEGLTKLAKVKTIQNFHIGKPADTNREVIETGYAVSWFVQFTNGADQASYQTDPIHLKFIEECSHVWSKVIVYDSVDV; encoded by the coding sequence ATGCAACGCAAATCATTCATCGCAAAACTTTCTGCAGCCACGGCTGCTATTGCCGGCTTATCTTCGTTCAAACAAAAACCAATGGACAAAGAATTAAAGAACATCTTCATTCACCATGTGTACTTCTGGTTGAAGAATGCAGACAGTAAAACCGACAGGGATAAACTTGTAGAAGGTTTAACCAAACTGGCGAAAGTAAAAACCATTCAAAACTTTCACATCGGCAAGCCGGCCGATACCAATCGTGAAGTAATTGAAACGGGTTATGCTGTTTCATGGTTCGTACAGTTTACTAACGGTGCTGATCAGGCCAGCTATCAGACCGATCCCATCCATTTGAAATTTATAGAAGAGTGCTCGCATGTATGGAGCAAAGTGATCGTGTATGATTCTGTTGATGTTTGA
- a CDS encoding PA0069 family radical SAM protein codes for MSEKLQQDHYKVKPKDADETQPYHAGRGAQFNTKNRFLKNEVTKEHIEGIDDWQETNLKTQYIEVHPKTIVNKVESPDVGMSYSMNPYAGCEHGCIYCYARNVHEYWGYSAGMDFEQKILIKKNAPELLRKFLMHPKWDATPIMLSGNTDCYQPAEQTYRLTRGLLEVCNEFNQPVGILTKNAWILKDKDVLQEMGKKNIVSAMVSITSFNEDLRRVMEPRTVTAKAKLKVINELSSAGVRMGIMMGPMIPGLNEHEMQRIMKAARDNGATFTAYTFIRLNGAIKFLFHDWLYKNFPDRADKVWHHIEHSHDGKVNDTRFGVRMRGEGAIAQLVAQQYKKYGKLYGMNAEEWSLDRTKFRRPGMQTSLF; via the coding sequence ATGTCAGAAAAATTACAACAGGATCATTATAAAGTAAAACCCAAAGATGCCGATGAAACACAGCCGTACCATGCCGGCCGTGGCGCACAGTTCAACACCAAGAACCGCTTTTTAAAAAACGAAGTCACCAAAGAACACATCGAAGGCATTGATGATTGGCAAGAAACCAATCTCAAAACACAATACATTGAAGTGCATCCCAAAACAATTGTAAACAAAGTGGAAAGTCCCGATGTAGGGATGAGCTACAGTATGAACCCTTACGCCGGTTGTGAACATGGTTGCATTTACTGTTATGCACGCAATGTGCATGAGTACTGGGGTTACAGTGCGGGAATGGATTTTGAACAAAAGATCCTCATCAAAAAAAATGCACCGGAGCTGCTGCGTAAATTTTTAATGCACCCCAAGTGGGATGCTACACCCATCATGCTCAGTGGCAATACCGATTGCTATCAACCCGCCGAACAAACTTATCGCTTAACAAGAGGCCTGCTGGAAGTTTGCAACGAGTTTAATCAACCTGTGGGCATCCTCACCAAAAATGCATGGATACTCAAAGACAAAGATGTGCTGCAGGAAATGGGTAAGAAGAATATTGTATCGGCGATGGTTTCTATCACATCGTTCAACGAAGATCTGAGAAGAGTGATGGAGCCACGCACCGTTACCGCCAAAGCAAAACTGAAAGTAATCAACGAACTCAGCAGTGCAGGTGTACGTATGGGTATTATGATGGGGCCGATGATACCCGGATTAAACGAACACGAAATGCAACGCATCATGAAAGCAGCAAGAGATAACGGTGCTACGTTTACGGCTTACACATTTATTCGGTTGAATGGAGCCATCAAATTTTTATTTCATGATTGGTTGTATAAAAATTTCCCCGACCGTGCTGATAAAGTGTGGCACCACATTGAACATAGTCATGATGGAAAAGTAAATGATACACGTTTTGGTGTGCGCATGCGTGGCGAAGGAGCCATTGCACAACTGGTGGCACAACAGTATAAAAAATATGGCAAGCTGTACGGCATGAATGCAGAAGAATGGAGTTTAGACAGAACAAAATTCAGAAGACCGGGTATGCAGACGAGTTTATTTTAG
- a CDS encoding 2'-5' RNA ligase family protein, with protein MQLQSITTTTIPGYRVYEYLLVLSPHEELWNRIVKVKTEFSEKYKSEHAKWGKPHITLANFLQYELMEERLVNRLNMIAMGFHPIKVELRDYGSFPSHTIYINVVSKLPIQSLVKTIRTDAQRLMKLNDENKPHFILEPTINIARKLQPWQFEKGWLEYSHKHFTGRFIADGMLLLKRPLHEKAYQIVRRLSFQNLAVTTKQGELFG; from the coding sequence ATGCAATTACAATCAATCACAACAACAACCATTCCCGGTTACAGGGTGTACGAATACCTGCTGGTATTAAGTCCGCATGAAGAATTATGGAACCGTATTGTAAAAGTGAAAACAGAATTTTCAGAAAAGTACAAGTCTGAACATGCAAAATGGGGCAAGCCACATATTACATTGGCAAATTTTCTGCAGTACGAATTAATGGAAGAACGATTGGTGAATCGACTCAATATGATTGCAATGGGCTTTCATCCCATTAAAGTAGAACTGCGTGATTACGGAAGTTTTCCTTCGCACACTATTTACATCAACGTGGTGAGCAAGTTGCCGATACAATCATTGGTGAAAACAATTCGTACTGATGCACAACGACTCATGAAACTCAACGATGAGAATAAGCCGCATTTTATTCTCGAACCCACTATCAACATTGCACGCAAACTGCAACCCTGGCAATTTGAAAAAGGTTGGCTCGAATATTCGCACAAGCATTTCACTGGACGTTTTATTGCCGATGGAATGTTGTTGTTAAAGCGGCCACTTCATGAAAAAGCCTACCAGATCGTTCGAAGGCTTTCATTTCAAAACCTCGCTGTTACAACAAAACAGGGAGAATTATTTGGGTAA
- a CDS encoding LexA family protein, whose product MDGEDFFGAAYKGSKQFTQQQVKTANATGFGAAADDYAERGIDLNEQLIKNKPATFFFKMKGDAMQQAGIFDGDILIVDRSLKLVNGKIIVAVLNGELLVRRFHKNFSSAFLIPENTRYKPVNLAEFSDFKVWGVVIHSIHSFEKLM is encoded by the coding sequence ATGGATGGGGAAGATTTTTTTGGCGCTGCTTATAAAGGCAGCAAACAGTTTACACAACAGCAGGTGAAAACAGCCAACGCCACGGGCTTTGGTGCTGCGGCCGATGACTATGCTGAACGGGGTATTGATTTAAATGAACAGCTGATTAAAAACAAACCGGCAACGTTCTTTTTTAAAATGAAAGGCGATGCGATGCAGCAGGCAGGCATTTTTGATGGCGATATTTTAATTGTGGACCGTTCGTTGAAACTAGTGAATGGAAAAATTATTGTTGCAGTGTTGAATGGCGAATTGTTGGTGCGGCGGTTTCATAAAAACTTTTCATCGGCGTTTTTAATACCGGAGAATACAAGATACAAACCCGTGAACCTGGCGGAGTTTAGTGATTTTAAAGTGTGGGGGGTGGTAATTCATAGTATTCATTCGTTTGAAAAATTAATGTAG